TGGCTGAAAGGATGTTTGGCTTGTTCTGGCAGATAATCCGCCAGCCGCATAATATCCAGCCGCTTGATTCTGATATGATCCAGATCTAGTAACATTAACACTCATTCCTTGAAATACGTTTTCGATATTCCAAGCCAGTGATACTGGAGCTTGTAGCGAAAATAATGCTGCAATAACATAAACTCTAATTCTGATGCTCATCTAGTCTCCAACTTATGATAATATCTATCGATTGCTAGAATATTGTCGATAATTTTATTCTCAGAGATTATGCCTCTAGCTACTGCATATATTTTTTTACCATCGCTAGCTACTAGGTATAACACAGGTACAATATGCTTAGGATTTAGTTTATTAAGCAACTCATTATTCTTACTGACAGCTAGCAACTGAAATGCATATTTATTAGCAAAGCTCTGAACAATAGGCATAAAGGCCTTACAGAGCAAGCAATCTTGTTTAACTTGCAGAATCAAGTCCCAGTTTTTAGCAATGTTTTTGAGTTTTGAGTCGTTTTTCTGCTCTGATTTTTCTTGATATAGCTTTCTATGTAAGCTATTAGATGGCTCATGATCATTAATCAGTTGATAATCAAGTAGAGTAGCTAGTTGCCACATAGTAGCAAACTTATGCGCCTTCTCCATGATTTGCTTCTGCAATCTTTGGGCTGTAATTACATTTTCGAGCGTTGGATTATCAAGCGCTATACGCTGAGCTCGATTAAATTGCTCCTTTAATTCCTCGATTCTATGATCATGGGCCAAATTTATCAACTTAGAAGTAGAGTCATCAGGCTCATGACCATGTTTATCATTATACCATAGAAATCCTGTTGGTGAAGCATCAACAGTGGATAAATGACTAATTAATATCATAACCATTAGTAATCTGCTCATTTAGACTGACTTTGTTGCATACGATGAACTTTATCTTTGATTCCTGCAATAATGTCTTTGTTCATGCTGTTTTGAGCCTTAGTGAGTATATCACCAAATAGTTCATCCATATTGATTTTAGTGAAATCAACTTTTTGTAATTCCTTAACAGTAAGGCCTCTACACTTTGGACATTCAGGTGTACCAAAGTTCATTTTTAGCTGTTTTCTTGCTTCTTCCTGAAAAATTCTTGCCAGTTTCGACTGAAAGCAGCAATAAGTAGACTTTCTGGCTAAGCAAATACCTAATATCGGAATTCTTGAAGAACAGTAGGTACCGATATAGTAGCAGTAACCTTTTTTTCTATATAGAGCTAATTCTTGTTCCTTAGATTTGCATTGCGATAAGCCTATATCACGCCCCCAGCCAGTCATTGAAGAGCAGCAATTCAAAAAACTAAATATGTCTTTTTTGCATTTTCGATGTTTTCCTGAAAATACAGAAACGGGATTTGTTTTAATGTCTTTGCTCATCTGATTTAGCATTGCTAGATGAGCTACTTTAGCTATATCCCTGTTTGGTATAATAGTCGGAGTGTTGCAATTGCCTCCTAAACAAAAGATTGAGTTATTACGCAATGATGAGTGTAGCATTGTTTGCTTCTCAGTTGAACAGCTATAATCGTGCTGCCATAGTAAACAAATATTTGCTACTGATTTTTTGCAAGTGCTGTTTTTTAATTCGCAATTTTGAATTTTAAGGTGTTTGCAACCATCTTTTGGATCGCTAGTACAAGAAAAAACAATCTTTTGTTTCCAATATGGACGATTGACTTTAAACTTGTCAAAAAATACTCTATCACCACCATCATATTTGACTTCATTAAGTATTTCTTCTGTCCATTTTGCTCTCAAATCTACAGCTTGTTCTATTCCAGAAATCGCTTCTCTTGACTCACGATTTTCAATAAAAATTATAGATTCTTTCGTTTTGCCACTTTCAGATAAAAAATACGAAACAACCATTATTGTGATGCTTATAAAAGTTAAGGCAATTACTGGCTTTCTACGAATGATATTTGTTAATTCTGATAACTTGCTATTAGACCTAACAGATTCAGCCTTTGGTTTATCATTTAGCTCTAAATCTTCTTCTTTTGTATTATTATTGTCTGAATTGTCCTGTTCCACTATTCCTCCGCTTTTTGAATGTTAATGTTTCTACCTTATCAATTAATTTTCATACCACTGGCAATTCACTAGGTAAAAGCCTAAAATAACACCAATTGCTACCATTACTCCTGCAAGCTTTATATTCCCTCGTGCTACAGCCCAAATCGATGATAAAATAGTTGCGCTTGATATACCTATTGTTTTTAGTTTTCCACTAAAAAGTCCGTCTATTTTATTAAGCTGCCCTTCAAGAGTATCAGCTAATCCTGGCTCAAAAGAAAAAACACAAGCAGTAATTATAATTAACAGTCCTACAACTACATTATTCCACTGTATTCCAAATGTAGGTTTTAGCATATTTAGTCGAGATTTTTGATATATGAACATTGTTATTGCTTATTAGTAAATTTTGCATTATTCTCCTAGTGCTAGTGAATTCCATGATCAATGAAATTTTACTTTGAAGTGGTTTTAATAAGCTTGATTCAGAGCGGGCAAGTCTTTGAAGTAAAAACTAGCACTTTAAGCCAGTTTTATTTTTTTCTTAGTATTTCTACTTTGTTTTTTAGAAAGTTTTGCTGTTAATTCTTTTGTATTAAGGTCATTACTGAACAAATTGTTATTGTTTTGAATTATCCTTTTCCTCTATTTTTGTAGCAGCATTAACAAGCATTACAGGGTTTGGAGTTTTTGGAGTAAAAGTTGACATTAAATCTTGAATTGTTTTATATTTTCCTATTACCATTAAATAAACTTTGTTTTCTTCTGCTCGTGGAGCAATAAACAAACATCCAGACTCATGAACTATACCTTCAACTGTGTTTTGAGGGTACATAAGAATATCATTAATTTTTTCATCTTTAAGATTAATTCTTGTTGGCCCACTATCAGAAATCTCAAGCTTAAGCAGCTCATCATCTTCTAACTCATATTCTACCGCATATATATTATTAACGTTGACTAAAGCAATAAGCCCTATCATAAATCTCAAAACTCTAATACTCATTTTTTTATTCCATTCTCTTTAACACCAGTCAATAACAAAAGGTAATTAGGAGTTCGCTTGTAAGTCAAAAGGTAAGTCTTATCGACAGCTATATGTTTACTATCGCTAAACCAATAACGAAGCGTTCCACTAATTAATACTCCATTCATTTATCACTTCAACCTTCTTTAGAAAAAAAGAGTGAAGACACATTTGAGCCTTTAACAAATTGCAAATGATTCTGAAAAAAATTTTTAAAGATTCAGTATTACTGAATACCACTTTCATGTCTGCTATTTGTCTTTCTACCTCATTTGGAGAAGTAGTAAATAAGAGTTTCATCACATAAATTGCCAATTCCTTTAAATAGGTTTCATGGTAATTTTTTGATGAAAACGTCATTTTACGATCAGGCTCCATTGCTGGAATTAATAACCACTTTTCTTCTTTGGTAATTACAGCCATTATCGCAATTATATTAGCTGCAGCTAGCAATATAGTTACTGAAAGTAAGCATTTATTATATTTAACAAGCTCTTGTATAGCATTTTGCTTAAAGAGATGATTCATTATTTGCCAACTTTTTTGCCCAGAAGTCTTGAATATCCTAATGGAGCTGGCAATAAACCTTTAGCTACTAAAAAACTTTTTAGCAAAAAATTCTCCGATACCTTCTTAAATTTCTTAAAGCAATAACATAGAGCAATTCCTCCAACCATAAATGCTAGGCCTAATTTAGCATACCTACTGTTTAGTAGTACAATTCCTGGAGCTACTCCAGCTAGCACTACTCCCCATTCATCAATGCTCAAACCCATATACTTCAATGGCCTCGATAATGCCCAACATAATTTTTGATTTTGCATAATAACCTTCAGCTGCAATTTTAGCATGAGATTTCTCATTCTGCTACTATAATGTTTAAATTAACTAAATATCTTCAAACGCAGATTTTACCTGTGATAATTAGTTTTCATATATGCATTTCTTCTCATGCTAAGTTTCATGTTATTTCAGTATTTATTTCAAATATCAATTCTTGAACAGTCGCTTATCATTTGTGTTACCTTAGACATATATTGCCTTACTGGCTCTAAACAACTTTGGTATAAATACTCGTTGATTTTATGTCACTATGATTCAATGCTGCACTAATTATATACTGACCTGCGCCTTCATCTGCCATACAACTTGCAAATGTCCTTCTTAGATCGTGTATCCTTAAATTTTTTATGCCTGCCTTTTTACAAATCTTATACCATCCTCTATAAGGATATTCCAAGTGCCCGCTTTTGCTTTTATCAGTTGATAGCACCCATTTACTTTTAGATGTTAATTTCCTTGCTTGCAATATTTCTATTATCTCATCTGTTAATGATATATTTTGCGCCTTTCCGTTCTTAGTTTTTTGGTATATGCCATATTTTTCTTTTAAAATCTATATTGTCCCATTCCATCTCCAACACATTACTTTTTCTAGCTCCAGTATATAACGCTAGTAATGCAAAATCTCTTATCAATGGAGTTGCTTCTCTACATAATACGTGTAAAAATTTACTCATTTCATCGTAACTTAGACGTCTTTCTCTTGCTTGCATTTTATGTTTATCTATTTTTAGTGTAGGATTTCTGTCTATTAATTCCAATTTTATTGCCTTATTAAATATACTGCTTAAGGTTATTAGAAATTGATTTGCTGTCGCATATTTTCCATCTTTGCTGATATCATTGAATATTTGTTCAATATCATTACTTTTAATATCACTTATCTTTTTTAAAAATAACGGTTTCGCATAATTATGTATTCTTGCAGTATCTTTCTGCCAGTATATAGTATATATTTTGGCATACTCTTCAATATACTTATAACACAGCTCTTTTATCCCTTCTTTTCTAAATTTTTTTTCAAAAGACCATGTTTTTCTTCCTGTAAGTGATATTCTTAGTTGAAGTCCTGGTTCAATTTTATCCTTGATGGTTGATGTTCTTTCAGTAGGAATTTTTATTTTTCTTATTAACTTATCTGTTAACTTTAATGTTAATGTTATTGATTCCATAATTATACCATAGATTAATTGCATATTAATTCATATTACAATTACCTAAACAAGTTATCTATATTATTCTCTTTATTTGAATAAAATTTTTATACTAATTTATTTATAACATACCTGACTTCCAAACTGCTTTATCAACCTTAGGTTGGTATATATTTTTCATCCATCATCTTAACCTTTAGATTGAAAATTGCCCCCAATTTCCTGATTTTTTTTTCTACCTATTTTCTACCTTTCGCATTAATTTTTTTGTTATATTGACAAATATTCCAAATATATTTATAGTTAAAGTTGAAGATTAATTATAAATACTAATAAAAGTTAACATAAGTTAATAGTAGGTTATATAAAGTGTAGAAGTTAATAAAAATTAACATTTTTTCTTCTTTGTATTTGATATGTCTTTGCAGCTTTATTATTAGGCAATGTTATTACAAATAATATTACCACTATTAGCTATAATTATTGGATACTATAGGTCACATTTTTCATCTCCTGAAATATAGCTATAGTAGGTGGTTTAGAAAAAAAATTTTATCCAAAAGATTGAAAATAATTATAAAATAACTCTTATGTAAAACCTATATACATTTTTATACTGATACTATCTGCTGTATAAAACCAATTTTGCCTATAGACAAGGTTTAAGTATAAACTTGTTCAACAGAAAATTGGACTTAAAGAGTTGAGCCTTATGATACCAAAGTACCACGTACAGTTCTTATGTGAAGGGGATAATGGAAATATTTTTTTTTGTAAGACATTTAATGTGAAAAAAGCTATTAAACTAGAAGATTTTTTATTTAATTAACTAGAGAGCTTATATAATAGATATGTTATGCTATTATAGAGTAAGTATTATAATCATAGTTAGATAAAATTCAAAGCTCTGCTATTATAGCAGTTAAAAAACTTAAAAAACAATGAAAACTATGCAAAAATAAATATTTTGGATGCTATAAAATAAGCATAAAATGTCTGTAAATTATTGCTTATTACTTACATCAAACTCTGGTTTGATTAATTCCTGCTGATTGTTAGTAGTTTGTGTGTTTGATATAATCTCAGCAAAGTCTATATAATCAATCATTAAAGGTAAAAATCCGCCTTTCTGAGTTGATTCAGAAATAATTTGTCGTACATAAGGGAAAATTATTTCTGGGCAGCGTACTGATAATATAAACTTTTTATCTTCCTCTGCTATATTAGTTATCTGAAATATTCCAGCATATACAACTTCGATATGAAATATTTTTTTATCATTACATGTAGCACTAACGTTAGTACTTAATTCTACTTCAAAATGATTGTCTTCTGATAATTTAGTAATATTTATATCTAACTTAGTGTCAATTTTAGGTTTTTCAGTTATTTTAAATAATGAGTTTATTGGATCAGGATTTTCAAATGATAAGTCCTTAACATATTGTGCTTTTACAGCTATTTTAGGTTCTGATGTTGCTACCATATTAGTTATCTTTTTTAATAGATTAATTAACTTAATTTAACTTATACTGTTGGAAGCGTTACTCCAATTTGCTTTGTATATCGCCCATATCTGTCAAGATATGAAATATTACAAGGTTGATCTCCTTTTAAAAATAAAAATTGGCATGCTCCTTCACCGGCATAAATTTTAGCTGGCAGTGGAGTAGTATTGGAGAATTCTAATGTGATATGACCTTCACATTCTGGTTCAAGAGGAGTAACATTGATAATAATGCCACAGCGTGCATATGTTGACTTTCCTATGCAAATTGCTATTACATCTCTTGGCATTTTAAAATACTCTATAGTTGTACCTAAAGCAAAGCTATTTGGAGGGATGATGCATATATCGCTTATCTTTGTAATTAGGCAATCTTGATCGAATTTTTTAGGATCAATAATTGATGGTTTTGTGTTAGTGAAAATTTTAAACTCGTTGCTAACACGAGCGTCATAACCGTACGATGATAGTCCATACGAAAGAATTTGCTGGTTATTGTGTGCTCTAACTTGCTTTTCAACAAATGGAGAGATCATATTTTCTGATTCAGCCATTTTTTTGATCCAGTTGTCTGACATTATAGACATAAATTAAAATTAACCTTGTTTAAATGTTTAAACTCAATAAACTTAAATTACATTTGAGGGAACAGT
This genomic interval from Orientia tsutsugamushi contains the following:
- a CDS encoding tyrosine-type recombinase/integrase — protein: MQARKLTSKSKWVLSTDKSKSGHLEYPYRGWYKICKKAGIKNLRIHDLRRTFASCMADEGAGQYIISAALNHSDIKSTSIYTKVV
- a CDS encoding phage integrase central domain-containing protein; its protein translation is MESITLTLKLTDKLIRKIKIPTERTSTIKDKIEPGLQLRISLTGRKTWSFEKKFRKEGIKELCYKYIEEYAKIYTIYWQKDTARIHNYAKPLFLKKISDIKSNDIEQIFNDISKDGKYATANQFLITLSSIFNKAIKLELIDRNPTLKIDKHKMQARERRLSYDEMSKFLHVLCREATPLIRDFALLALYTGARKSNVLEMEWDNIDFKRKIWHIPKN
- the dcd gene encoding dCTP deaminase, which gives rise to MSIMSDNWIKKMAESENMISPFVEKQVRAHNNQQILSYGLSSYGYDARVSNEFKIFTNTKPSIIDPKKFDQDCLITKISDICIIPPNSFALGTTIEYFKMPRDVIAICIGKSTYARCGIIINVTPLEPECEGHITLEFSNTTPLPAKIYAGEGACQFLFLKGDQPCNISYLDRYGRYTKQIGVTLPTV
- a CDS encoding conjugal transfer protein TraF, giving the protein MSRLLMVMILISHLSTVDASPTGFLWYNDKHGHEPDDSTSKLINLAHDHRIEELKEQFNRAQRIALDNPTLENVITAQRLQKQIMEKAHKFATMWQLATLLDYQLINDHEPSNSLHRKLYQEKSEQKNDSKLKNIAKNWDLILQVKQDCLLCKAFMPIVQSFANKYAFQLLAVSKNNELLNKLNPKHIVPVLYLVASDGKKIYAVARGIISENKIIDNILAIDRYYHKLETR
- the secB gene encoding protein-export chaperone SecB, whose protein sequence is MVATSEPKIAVKAQYVKDLSFENPDPINSLFKITEKPKIDTKLDINITKLSEDNHFEVELSTNVSATCNDKKIFHIEVVYAGIFQITNIAEEDKKFILSVRCPEIIFPYVRQIISESTQKGGFLPLMIDYIDFAEIISNTQTTNNQQELIKPEFDVSNKQ
- a CDS encoding conjugal transfer protein TraN, yielding MEQDNSDNNNTKEEDLELNDKPKAESVRSNSKLSELTNIIRRKPVIALTFISITIMVVSYFLSESGKTKESIIFIENRESREAISGIEQAVDLRAKWTEEILNEVKYDGGDRVFFDKFKVNRPYWKQKIVFSCTSDPKDGCKHLKIQNCELKNSTCKKSVANICLLWQHDYSCSTEKQTMLHSSLRNNSIFCLGGNCNTPTIIPNRDIAKVAHLAMLNQMSKDIKTNPVSVFSGKHRKCKKDIFSFLNCCSSMTGWGRDIGLSQCKSKEQELALYRKKGYCYYIGTYCSSRIPILGICLARKSTYCCFQSKLARIFQEEARKQLKMNFGTPECPKCRGLTVKELQKVDFTKINMDELFGDILTKAQNSMNKDIIAGIKDKVHRMQQSQSK